One window from the genome of Oryza glaberrima chromosome 3, OglaRS2, whole genome shotgun sequence encodes:
- the LOC127765159 gene encoding protein PYRICULARIA ORYZAE RESISTANCE 21, which yields MVLAGVLDDCRKMKRTIIVKVDLECERCYAKIDRVLTRIRDKGEFVIDDIEFDVKHNKVIVSGPFDPDKLADKLCCKACKIIKEIEIVDLPPPPPPPAPEPEPEPPKKEEPQPPPPKEEEKPEPPPAVIIVEPPAPAPEPEPEPEPEPEPEPPKKEPPPPPPPKQEPCPPPPKVVEVPYPWPYPYPFPSWPSDCCCHHGHGGCHCCSCGKAPAPPPPQYIPCYPPQQPYPCGGYRIVCEEDPSYACAIM from the exons ATGGTGCTAGCTGGCGTTCTTGATGATTGCAGGAAG ATGAAGCGGACCATCATCGTCAAAGTGGACTTGGAATGCGAGCGCTGCTATGCCAAGATCGACAGGGTGCTCACCAGGATCAGAG ACAAGGGTGAGTTCGTCATCGACGACATCGAGTTCGACGTGAAGCACAACAAGGTGATCGTGTCGGGGCCCTTCGACCCGGACAAGCTCGCAGACAAGCTCTGCTGCAAGGCGTGCAAGATCATCAAGGAGATCGAGATCGtcgacctcccgccgccgcctccgccgccggcgccggagccggagccggagccacccaagaaagaaGAGCCCCAGCCACCGCCTCctaaggaggaggagaagcccgagccgccgccggcggtgattATCGTGgagccaccggcgccggcgcccgagCCGGAGCccgagccggagccggagccggagcccgAGCCGCCGAAGaaagagccgccgccgccgccgcctcccaagCAGGAgccatgcccgccgccgcccaaggtCGTCGAGGTCCCTTACCCCTGGCCCTACCCCTACCCGTTCCCGTCGTGGCCGTCCGACTGCTGCTGCCACCATGGCCACGGCGGCTGCCACTGCTGCTCCTGCGGGAAGgcgccggcgcctccgccgccgcagtaCATCCCCTGCTACCCGCCGCAGCAGCCCTACCCTTGCGGCGGCTACAGGATCGTCTGCGAGGAGGACCCCTCCTACGCCTGCGCCATCATGTGA
- the LOC127766914 gene encoding phytochrome C: MSSSRSNNRATCSRSSSARSKHSARVVAQTPMDAQLHAEFEGSQRHFDYSSSVGAANRSGATTSNVSAYLQNMQRGRFVQPFGCLLAVHPETFALLAYSENAAEMLDLTPHAVPTIDQREALAVGTDVRTLFRSHSFVALQKAATFGDVNLLNPILVHARTSGKPFYAIMHRIDVGLVIDLEPVNPVDLPVTATGAIKSYKLAARAIARLQSLPSGNLSLLCDVLVREVSELTGYDRVMAYKFHEDEHGEVIAECKRSDLEPYLGLHYPATDIPQASRFLFMKNKVRMICDCSATPVKIIQDDSLTQPISICGSTLRAPHGCHAQYMASMGSVASLVMSVTINEDEDDDGDTGSDQQPKGRKLWGLMVCHHTSPRFVPFPLRYACEFLLQVFGIQINKEVELAAQAKERHILRTQTLLCDMLLRDAPVGIFTQSPNVMDLVKCDGAALYYQNQLWVLGSTPSEAEIKNIVAWLQEYHDGSTGLSTDSLVEAGYPGAAALGDVVCGMAAIKISSKDFIFWFRSHTAKEIKWGGAKHEPIDADDNGRKMHPRSSFKAFLEVVKWRSVPWEDVEMDAIHSLQLILRGSLQDEDANKNNNAKSIVTAPSDDMKKIQGLLELRTVTNEMVRLIETATAPILAVDITGSINGWNNKAAELTGLPVMEAIGKPLVDLVIDDSVEVVKQILNSALQGIEEQNLQIKLKTFNHQENNGPVILMVNACCSRDLSEKVVGVCFVAQDMTGQNIIMDKYTRIQGDYVAIVKNPSELIPPIFMINDLGSCLEWNEAMQKITGIKREDAVDKLLIGEVFTHHEYGCRVKDHGTLTKLSILMNTVISGQDPEKLLFGFFNTDGKYIESLMTATKRTDAEGKITGALCFLHVASPELQHALQVQKMSEQAAMNSFKELTYIRQELRNPLNGMQFTRNLLEPSDLTEEQRKLLASNVLCQEQLKKILHDTDLESIEQCYTEMSTVDFNLEEALNTVLMQAMPQSKEKQISIDRDWPAEVSCMHLCGDNLRLQQVLADFLACTLQFTQPAEGPIVLQVIPRMENIGSGMQIAHLEFRFVHPAPGVPEALIQEMFRHSPGASREGLGLYISQKLVKTMSGTVQYLREAESSSFIVLVEFPVAQLSTKRCKASTSKF; encoded by the exons ATGTCGTCGTCGCGGTCGAACAACCGGGCGACGTGCTCGCGGAGCAGCTCGGCGCGGTCCAAGCACAGCGCGCGGGTGGTGGCGCAGACGCCGATGGACGCGCAGCTGCACGCGGAGTTCGAGGGGTCGCAGCGCCACTTCGACTACTCGTCGTCGGTGGGCGCGGCCAATCGGTCGGGCGCCACCACCAGCAACGTCTCCGCCTACCTCCAGAACATGCAGCGCGGCCGCTTCGTCCAGCCCTTCGGGTGCCTGCTCGCCGTCCACCCGGAGACGTTCGCGCTGCTCGCCTACAGCGAGAACGCCGCCGAGATGCTCGACCTCACGCCGCACGCCGTGCCCACCATTGACCAGCGCGAGGCGCTCGCCGTCGGCACCGACGTGCGCACGCTCTTCCGCTCGCACAGCTTCGTCGCGCTGCAGAAGGCCGCCACCTTCGGGGACGTCAACCTGCTCAACCCCATCCTCGTCCACGCCAGGACCTCCGGGAAGCCCTTCTACGCCATCATGCACCGCATCGACGTCGGCCTCGTCATCGACCTCGAGCCGGTCAACCCCGTAGACCTGCCCGTCACCGCCACAGGCGCGATCAAGTCGTACAAGCTCGCTGCCAGGGCCATCGCCAGGCTGCAGTCCCTGCCCAGTGGGAACCTCTCCCTGCTGTGCGACGTGCTGGTCCGCGAGGTGAGCGAGCTCACTGGCTATGACAGGGTGATGGCGTACAAGTTCCATGAGGATGAGCATGGTGAGGTGATTGCTGAGTGCAAGAGATCTGATTTGGAGCCGTATCTTGGCCTGCACTACCCAGCCACTGACATTCCTCAGGCATCCAGGTTTTTGTTCATGAAGAACAAAGTGCGGATGATATGCGATTGCTCCGCAACGCCTGTGAAGATCATCCAAGATGACAGCCTAACACAACCTATAAGCATATGCGGATCTACTCTCAGGGCACCCCATGGTTGCCATGCACAGTACATGGCAAGCATGGGCTCCGTTGCATCACTTGTGATGTCGGTCACTATaaatgaggatgaggatgatgatggagacacTGGGAGTGACCAGCAGCCGAAAGGGAGGAAGCTGTGGGGGTTGATGGTCTGCCATCACACAAGCCCGAGGTTCGTCCCTTTCCCGCTTAGGTATGCTTGCGAGTTTCTCTTGCAAGTATTTGGGATACAGATCAACAAGGAGGTGGAACTGGCTGCTCAGGCAAAGGAGAGGCACATCCTCCGCACGCAGACTCTTCTCTGTGATATGCTCCTTCGAGATGCTCCTGTTGGGATATTTACCCAATCACCTAACGTAATGGATCTAGTGAAATGTGATGGTGCAGCATTGTATTACCAAAACCAGCTTTGGGTGCTAGGATCAACGCCCTCTGAAGCAGAGATAAAAAACATTGTTGCTTGGTTGCAGGAGTACCATGACGGTTCTACTGGATTGAGTACCGACAGCTTAGTTGAAGCAGGTTATCCTGGCGCTGCTGCACTTGGTGATGTTGTGTGTGGCATGGCAGCTATAAAGATCTCTTCAAAAGATTTCATCTTCTGGTTCCGATCCCACACGGCAAAGGAGATTAAATGGGGAGGAGCTAAGCATGAACCAATTGATGCAGATGACAATGGTAGGAAGATGCATCCACGATCTTCATTCAAAGCCTTCTTGGAGGTAGTTAAATGGAGGAGTGTTCCTTGGGAGGATGTTGAAATGGATGCTATCCATTCTCTGCAGCTAATATTACGTGGCTCCTTGCAAGATGAAGATGCCAACAAGAACAACAATGCAAAGTCCATTGTTACAGCTCCATCTGATGATATGAAGAAGATTCAGGGGCTCCTTGAACTGAGAACCGTTACAAACGAGATGGTGCGCCTAATTGAGACAGCAACCGCGCCTATCTTGGCTGTTGACATCACTGGGAGCATAAACGGATGGAATAATAAGGCTGCAGAACTCACTGGATTACCCGTCATGGAAGCCATAGGGAAGCCTCTGGTCGATCTCGTCATCGATGATTCTGTTGAAGTGGTTAAGCAAATTTTAAATTCAGCTTTACAAG GAATAGAAGAGCAAAATCTGCAAATTAAGCTTAAAACATTTAATCACCAGGAAAATAATGGACCTGTAATTTTGATGGTTAACGCCTGCTGCAGTCGTGACCTTTCAGAGAAAGTTGTGGGGGTTTGCTTTGTAGCACAAGATATGACAGGGCAGAACATTATCATGGATAAGTACACTCGGATACAAGGGGACTATGTTGCTATAGTAAAGAACCCTTCGGAGCTCATCCCCCCTATATTTATGATCAATGATCTTGGTTCCTGCTTAGAGTGGAATGAAGCTATGCAAAAAATTACTGGTATAAAGAGGGAAGATGCAGTAGATAAATTGCTAATCGGGGAAGTTTTCACCCACCATGAGTATGGCTGTAGGGTGAAAGACCATGGTACTCTGACCAAACTTAGCATATTAATGAACACAGTGATATCTGGTCAAGATCCTGAGAAGCTTCTTTTTGGTTTCTTCAACACCGATGGCAAGTACATAGAGTCACTGATGACAGCAACCAAGAGGACAGATGCTGAGGGTAAGATCACTGGCGCCCTTTGCTTTCTTCATGTGGCCAGCCCAGAGCTTCAACATGCTCTGCAGGTGCAGAAGATGTCTGAACAAGCTGCTATGAACAGCTTTAAGGAACTGACATACATACGTCAAGAATTAAGGAACCCACTCAATGGCATGCAATTTACTCGCAATTTGTTGGAACCTTCTGACTTGACTGAGGAGCAGAGGAAACTTCTAGCATCAAATGTCCTCTGTCAAGAACAGCTGAAAAAGATTTTACATGACACTGATCTAGAAAGCATTGAACAGTG CTACACGGAGATGAGCACCGTAGATTTCAACCTGGAGGAAGCCCTGAATACAGTCCTAATGCAAGCCATGCCCCAGAGCAAGGAGAAACAAATTTCCATTGACCGTGATTGGCCTGCAGAAGTATCATGTATGCACCTCTGCGGGGACAATTTAAGGCTTCAACAAGTCCTAGCAGACTTCCTGGCATGCACGCTTCAATTTACACAGCCAGCTGAAGGGCCTATTGTGCTCCAAGTCATCCCCAGGATGGAAAATATTGGATCTGGAATGCAGATTGCTCATCTAGAGTTCAG GTTTGTCCATCCAGCTCCGGGCGTTCCAGAGGCTCTGATACAAGAGATGTTCCGCCACAGCCCAGGTGCATCTCGAGAGGGCCTTGGCCTTTACATAAGCCAGAAGCTCGTGAAGACGATGAGCGGCACGGTTCAGTACCTCCGGGAAGCAGAGAGCTCGTCGTTCATCGTCCTGGTAGAGTTCCCGGTCGCCCAGCTCAGCACCAAGAGGTGCAAGGCTTCCACGAGTAAATTCTGA